The Erigeron canadensis isolate Cc75 chromosome 4, C_canadensis_v1, whole genome shotgun sequence genome window below encodes:
- the LOC122595368 gene encoding ABC transporter G family member 7 isoform X2, with amino-acid sequence MLQISGKGGGFGQLLAAVAAALLLRLFSGPGPAYLPETENEDDGEISDSGASVSDKVLPVTIRWTNITCSLSDKPAKSVRFLLKNVCGEAKPGRLLALMGPSGSGKTTLLNVLAGQTTASPRLHLSGLLEVNGQSMSNKSFKFAYVRQEDLFFSQLTVRETLALAAELQLKGTYSKEDRDEYINNLLFKLGLVSCADTRVGDAKVRGVSGGEKKRLSMACELIASPSVIFADEPTTGLDAFQAEKVMETLRQLAQDGHTVICSIHQPRGSVYAKFDDIVLLTEGELVYAGPAGDEILTYFSKFGYICPDHVNPAEFLADMISIDYSSSDSVDSSRKRIDSLVESFSQLISSIFYASTLTKPLNDQTNLRRKFTAKGVGGWWRQFSLLLKRAWMQASRDGPTNKVRTRMSIASALIFGSVFWRMGRSQTSIQDRMGLLQVAAINTAMAALTKTVGVFPKERAIVDRERAKGSYMLGPYLLSKLIAEVPIGAAFPLLFGTILYPMARLHPTLSRFGKFSGIVTVESFAASAMGLTVGAMVPTTEAALALGPSLMTVFIVFGGYYVNADNTPIIFRWIPRASLIRWAFQGLCINEFKGLQFDHQNSFDIQSGEQALERLSFGGSNISETVMAQSRILAFWYFTTYLLLEKNKPKYQPLEQPPVDQTEPQLEPDQPVESDDSQSPGQSFEILETPTVDQAGSI; translated from the exons ATGCTTCAAATCTCCGGCAAAGGCGGTGGCTTTGGCCAGCTCTTAGCCGCCGTCGCGGCCGCTTTATTACTCCGTCTATTCTCCGGCCCCGGTCCGGCGTACTTGCCGGAAACCGAAAATGAAGACGACGGAGAGATTTCCGATTCCGGAGCTTCTGTTTCCGATAAAGTTTTACCGGTGACAATCCGGTGGACTAACATCACGTGCTCTCTCTCCGATAAACCTGCAAAATCT GTGAGGTTTTTGCTTAAGAATGTATGTGGAGAGGCAAAACCTGGAAGGCTGCTTGCACTAATGGGGCCTTCGGGATCAGGGAAGACAACTCTTCTTAATGTGTTAGCAGGTCAGACTACGGCATCACCTCGGTTACATTTATCAGGCCTGTTGGAGGTTAATGGTCAATCAATGTCCAACAAGTCCTTCAA GTTTGCTTATGTCAGACAGGAGGATCTTTTCTTTTCGCAGTTGACTGTTCGAGAGACTTTGGCTCTTGCAGCTGAACTCCAGTTAAAGGGAACATATTCAAAGGAAGATAGAGATGAATATATAAACAACCTCTTGTTCAAACTAGGCTTG GTCAGTTGTGCTGATACACGAGTTGGGGATGCAAAAGTTCGTGGAGTAAGCGGCGGCGAGAAGAAACGATTATCAATGGCTTGTGAACTCATTGCTAGTCCATCAGTGATATTTGCTGATGAACCCACAACTG GACTTGATGCTTTTCAAGCAGAAAAGGTGATGGAAACCCTTCGACAACTTGCACAGGATGGGCATACTGTAATATGCTCAATACACCAACCCAGAGGTTCAGTCTATGCAAAGTTTGATGACATCGTGTTGCTGACAGAGGGTGAACTTGTTTATGCTGGTCCTGCAGGGGATGAAATATTGACCTACTTCTCTAAATTCGG GTATATTTGCCCAGACCATGTTAACCCTGCTGAGTTTCTAGCTGATATGATATCAATCGACTATAGCTCATCTGATAGTGTTGACTCTTCCCGCAAAAGGATAGATAGTCTCGTGGAGTCATTTTCTCAACTAATTTCATCAATCTTTTATGCATCAACGCTCACCAAGCCCTTGAATGATCAAACTAACTTAAGAAGAAAATTTACAGCCAAAGGAGTAGGTGGTTGGTGGAGGCAATTTTCATTACTTCTTAAACGTGCATGGATGCAG GCTTCCCGTGACGGGCCAACCAATAAAGTCCGGACAAGGATGTCAATCGCATCAGCTTTGATCTTTGGCTCAGTTTTTTGGAGAATGGGAAGGTCTCAGACATCAATACAGGATAGAATGGGCTTGCTTCAG GTTGCTGCTATAAATACTGCAATGGCTGCACTTACAAAGACTGTCGGTGTCTTTCCAAAGGAACGTGCAATAGTTGATAGAGAGCGGGCAAAGGGTTCTTATATGCTAGGACCATATTTGTTATCTAAGTTGATTGCGGAGGTCCCTATTGGAGCTGCATTCCCATTATTATTTGGCACTATTCTTTATCCTATGGCACGTCTTCATCCAACCCTATCAAG ATTCGGTAAGTTCAGTGGAATAGTAACTGTGGAGTCATTTGCTGCATCTGCTATGGGTTTGACTGTGGGGGCTATGGTTCCAACCACTGAAGCTGCTTTGGCACTGGGGCCTTCTCTCATGACAGTTTTCATAGTATTTGGTGGATATTATGTCAATGCAGACAACACCCCAATCATCTTTCGCTGGATTCCCCGAGCTTCTCTCATAAGATG GGCATTCCAAGGGCTTTGCATCAATGAATTTAAAGGTCTTCAGTTTGATCACCAAAATTCCTTTGATATACAGTCAGGAGAACAG GCTCTGGAAAGGCTTTCTTTCGGGGGTAGCAACATATCCGAGACAGTGATGGCTCAAAGTAGAATTCTTGCGTTTTGGTACTTCACCACATACCTCCTCCTAGAGAAAAACAAACCTAAATATCAACCCCTTGAACAACCACCAGTCGACCAAACTGAACCACAATTAGAGCCCGATCAGCCTGTAGAAAGTGATGACTCCCAGTCCCCGGGCCAATCATTTGAAATCCTCGAGACTCCAACTGTTGACCAAG CAGGTTCTATCTAA
- the LOC122595368 gene encoding ABC transporter G family member 7 isoform X3: protein MLQISGKGGGFGQLLAAVAAALLLRLFSGPGPAYLPETENEDDGEISDSGASVSDKVLPVTIRWTNITCSLSDKPAKSVRFLLKNVCGEAKPGRLLALMGPSGSGKTTLLNVLAGQTTASPRLHLSGLLEVNGQSMSNKSFKFAYVRQEDLFFSQLTVRETLALAAELQLKGTYSKEDRDEYINNLLFKLGLVSCADTRVGDAKVRGVSGGEKKRLSMACELIASPSVIFADEPTTGLDAFQAEKVMETLRQLAQDGHTVICSIHQPRGSVYAKFDDIVLLTEGELVYAGPAGDEILTYFSKFGYICPDHVNPAEFLADMISIDYSSSDSVDSSRKRIDSLVESFSQLISSIFYASTLTKPLNDQTNLRRKFTAKGVGGWWRQFSLLLKRAWMQASRDGPTNKVRTRMSIASALIFGSVFWRMGRSQTSIQDRMGLLQVAAINTAMAALTKTVGVFPKERAIVDRERAKGSYMLGPYLLSKLIAEVPIGAAFPLLFGTILYPMARLHPTLSRFGKFSGIVTVESFAASAMGLTVGAMVPTTEAALALGPSLMTVFIVFGGYYVNADNTPIIFRWIPRASLIRWAFQGLCINEFKGLQFDHQNSFDIQSGEQALERLSFGGSNISETVMAQSRILAFWYFTTYLLLEKNKPKYQPLEQPPVDQTEPQLEPDQPVESDDSQSPGQSFEILETPTVDQGSI from the exons ATGCTTCAAATCTCCGGCAAAGGCGGTGGCTTTGGCCAGCTCTTAGCCGCCGTCGCGGCCGCTTTATTACTCCGTCTATTCTCCGGCCCCGGTCCGGCGTACTTGCCGGAAACCGAAAATGAAGACGACGGAGAGATTTCCGATTCCGGAGCTTCTGTTTCCGATAAAGTTTTACCGGTGACAATCCGGTGGACTAACATCACGTGCTCTCTCTCCGATAAACCTGCAAAATCT GTGAGGTTTTTGCTTAAGAATGTATGTGGAGAGGCAAAACCTGGAAGGCTGCTTGCACTAATGGGGCCTTCGGGATCAGGGAAGACAACTCTTCTTAATGTGTTAGCAGGTCAGACTACGGCATCACCTCGGTTACATTTATCAGGCCTGTTGGAGGTTAATGGTCAATCAATGTCCAACAAGTCCTTCAA GTTTGCTTATGTCAGACAGGAGGATCTTTTCTTTTCGCAGTTGACTGTTCGAGAGACTTTGGCTCTTGCAGCTGAACTCCAGTTAAAGGGAACATATTCAAAGGAAGATAGAGATGAATATATAAACAACCTCTTGTTCAAACTAGGCTTG GTCAGTTGTGCTGATACACGAGTTGGGGATGCAAAAGTTCGTGGAGTAAGCGGCGGCGAGAAGAAACGATTATCAATGGCTTGTGAACTCATTGCTAGTCCATCAGTGATATTTGCTGATGAACCCACAACTG GACTTGATGCTTTTCAAGCAGAAAAGGTGATGGAAACCCTTCGACAACTTGCACAGGATGGGCATACTGTAATATGCTCAATACACCAACCCAGAGGTTCAGTCTATGCAAAGTTTGATGACATCGTGTTGCTGACAGAGGGTGAACTTGTTTATGCTGGTCCTGCAGGGGATGAAATATTGACCTACTTCTCTAAATTCGG GTATATTTGCCCAGACCATGTTAACCCTGCTGAGTTTCTAGCTGATATGATATCAATCGACTATAGCTCATCTGATAGTGTTGACTCTTCCCGCAAAAGGATAGATAGTCTCGTGGAGTCATTTTCTCAACTAATTTCATCAATCTTTTATGCATCAACGCTCACCAAGCCCTTGAATGATCAAACTAACTTAAGAAGAAAATTTACAGCCAAAGGAGTAGGTGGTTGGTGGAGGCAATTTTCATTACTTCTTAAACGTGCATGGATGCAG GCTTCCCGTGACGGGCCAACCAATAAAGTCCGGACAAGGATGTCAATCGCATCAGCTTTGATCTTTGGCTCAGTTTTTTGGAGAATGGGAAGGTCTCAGACATCAATACAGGATAGAATGGGCTTGCTTCAG GTTGCTGCTATAAATACTGCAATGGCTGCACTTACAAAGACTGTCGGTGTCTTTCCAAAGGAACGTGCAATAGTTGATAGAGAGCGGGCAAAGGGTTCTTATATGCTAGGACCATATTTGTTATCTAAGTTGATTGCGGAGGTCCCTATTGGAGCTGCATTCCCATTATTATTTGGCACTATTCTTTATCCTATGGCACGTCTTCATCCAACCCTATCAAG ATTCGGTAAGTTCAGTGGAATAGTAACTGTGGAGTCATTTGCTGCATCTGCTATGGGTTTGACTGTGGGGGCTATGGTTCCAACCACTGAAGCTGCTTTGGCACTGGGGCCTTCTCTCATGACAGTTTTCATAGTATTTGGTGGATATTATGTCAATGCAGACAACACCCCAATCATCTTTCGCTGGATTCCCCGAGCTTCTCTCATAAGATG GGCATTCCAAGGGCTTTGCATCAATGAATTTAAAGGTCTTCAGTTTGATCACCAAAATTCCTTTGATATACAGTCAGGAGAACAG GCTCTGGAAAGGCTTTCTTTCGGGGGTAGCAACATATCCGAGACAGTGATGGCTCAAAGTAGAATTCTTGCGTTTTGGTACTTCACCACATACCTCCTCCTAGAGAAAAACAAACCTAAATATCAACCCCTTGAACAACCACCAGTCGACCAAACTGAACCACAATTAGAGCCCGATCAGCCTGTAGAAAGTGATGACTCCCAGTCCCCGGGCCAATCATTTGAAATCCTCGAGACTCCAACTGTTGACCAAG GTTCTATCTAA
- the LOC122595368 gene encoding ABC transporter G family member 7 isoform X1, which yields MLQISGKGGGFGQLLAAVAAALLLRLFSGPGPAYLPETENEDDGEISDSGASVSDKVLPVTIRWTNITCSLSDKPAKSVRFLLKNVCGEAKPGRLLALMGPSGSGKTTLLNVLAGQTTASPRLHLSGLLEVNGQSMSNKSFKFAYVRQEDLFFSQLTVRETLALAAELQLKGTYSKEDRDEYINNLLFKLGLVSCADTRVGDAKVRGVSGGEKKRLSMACELIASPSVIFADEPTTGLDAFQAEKVMETLRQLAQDGHTVICSIHQPRGSVYAKFDDIVLLTEGELVYAGPAGDEILTYFSKFGYICPDHVNPAEFLADMISIDYSSSDSVDSSRKRIDSLVESFSQLISSIFYASTLTKPLNDQTNLRRKFTAKGVGGWWRQFSLLLKRAWMQASRDGPTNKVRTRMSIASALIFGSVFWRMGRSQTSIQDRMGLLQVAAINTAMAALTKTVGVFPKERAIVDRERAKGSYMLGPYLLSKLIAEVPIGAAFPLLFGTILYPMARLHPTLSRFGKFSGIVTVESFAASAMGLTVGAMVPTTEAALALGPSLMTVFIVFGGYYVNADNTPIIFRWIPRASLIRWAFQGLCINEFKGLQFDHQNSFDIQSGEQALERLSFGGSNISETVMAQSRILAFWYFTTYLLLEKNKPKYQPLEQPPVDQTEPQLEPDQPVESDDSQSPGQSFEILETPTVDQGKPDPLQLESPPATAQLSLFDLDGF from the exons ATGCTTCAAATCTCCGGCAAAGGCGGTGGCTTTGGCCAGCTCTTAGCCGCCGTCGCGGCCGCTTTATTACTCCGTCTATTCTCCGGCCCCGGTCCGGCGTACTTGCCGGAAACCGAAAATGAAGACGACGGAGAGATTTCCGATTCCGGAGCTTCTGTTTCCGATAAAGTTTTACCGGTGACAATCCGGTGGACTAACATCACGTGCTCTCTCTCCGATAAACCTGCAAAATCT GTGAGGTTTTTGCTTAAGAATGTATGTGGAGAGGCAAAACCTGGAAGGCTGCTTGCACTAATGGGGCCTTCGGGATCAGGGAAGACAACTCTTCTTAATGTGTTAGCAGGTCAGACTACGGCATCACCTCGGTTACATTTATCAGGCCTGTTGGAGGTTAATGGTCAATCAATGTCCAACAAGTCCTTCAA GTTTGCTTATGTCAGACAGGAGGATCTTTTCTTTTCGCAGTTGACTGTTCGAGAGACTTTGGCTCTTGCAGCTGAACTCCAGTTAAAGGGAACATATTCAAAGGAAGATAGAGATGAATATATAAACAACCTCTTGTTCAAACTAGGCTTG GTCAGTTGTGCTGATACACGAGTTGGGGATGCAAAAGTTCGTGGAGTAAGCGGCGGCGAGAAGAAACGATTATCAATGGCTTGTGAACTCATTGCTAGTCCATCAGTGATATTTGCTGATGAACCCACAACTG GACTTGATGCTTTTCAAGCAGAAAAGGTGATGGAAACCCTTCGACAACTTGCACAGGATGGGCATACTGTAATATGCTCAATACACCAACCCAGAGGTTCAGTCTATGCAAAGTTTGATGACATCGTGTTGCTGACAGAGGGTGAACTTGTTTATGCTGGTCCTGCAGGGGATGAAATATTGACCTACTTCTCTAAATTCGG GTATATTTGCCCAGACCATGTTAACCCTGCTGAGTTTCTAGCTGATATGATATCAATCGACTATAGCTCATCTGATAGTGTTGACTCTTCCCGCAAAAGGATAGATAGTCTCGTGGAGTCATTTTCTCAACTAATTTCATCAATCTTTTATGCATCAACGCTCACCAAGCCCTTGAATGATCAAACTAACTTAAGAAGAAAATTTACAGCCAAAGGAGTAGGTGGTTGGTGGAGGCAATTTTCATTACTTCTTAAACGTGCATGGATGCAG GCTTCCCGTGACGGGCCAACCAATAAAGTCCGGACAAGGATGTCAATCGCATCAGCTTTGATCTTTGGCTCAGTTTTTTGGAGAATGGGAAGGTCTCAGACATCAATACAGGATAGAATGGGCTTGCTTCAG GTTGCTGCTATAAATACTGCAATGGCTGCACTTACAAAGACTGTCGGTGTCTTTCCAAAGGAACGTGCAATAGTTGATAGAGAGCGGGCAAAGGGTTCTTATATGCTAGGACCATATTTGTTATCTAAGTTGATTGCGGAGGTCCCTATTGGAGCTGCATTCCCATTATTATTTGGCACTATTCTTTATCCTATGGCACGTCTTCATCCAACCCTATCAAG ATTCGGTAAGTTCAGTGGAATAGTAACTGTGGAGTCATTTGCTGCATCTGCTATGGGTTTGACTGTGGGGGCTATGGTTCCAACCACTGAAGCTGCTTTGGCACTGGGGCCTTCTCTCATGACAGTTTTCATAGTATTTGGTGGATATTATGTCAATGCAGACAACACCCCAATCATCTTTCGCTGGATTCCCCGAGCTTCTCTCATAAGATG GGCATTCCAAGGGCTTTGCATCAATGAATTTAAAGGTCTTCAGTTTGATCACCAAAATTCCTTTGATATACAGTCAGGAGAACAG GCTCTGGAAAGGCTTTCTTTCGGGGGTAGCAACATATCCGAGACAGTGATGGCTCAAAGTAGAATTCTTGCGTTTTGGTACTTCACCACATACCTCCTCCTAGAGAAAAACAAACCTAAATATCAACCCCTTGAACAACCACCAGTCGACCAAACTGAACCACAATTAGAGCCCGATCAGCCTGTAGAAAGTGATGACTCCCAGTCCCCGGGCCAATCATTTGAAATCCTCGAGACTCCAACTGTTGACCAAGGTAAACCCGATCCTCTGCAGCTTGAATCTCCTCCTGCTACTGCCCAACTTAGTCTGTTTGACTTAGACGGCTTCTGA
- the LOC122596030 gene encoding beta-glucuronosyltransferase GlcAT14A, with the protein MTADKKWLFTLFFAAFISLVIFISSSICGLSSNTFTSSNKPYSAVHRGRGYPPAFAYYISGTRGDVERVFRLLLAVYHPRNRYLLHIGTDGSDEERRKLSALVKSVPAIRAFENVDVVGKPDANTYMGSSNIAAVLRAAAIFLKVDSDWDWFVTLSAMDYPLLTQDDLSHAFSSISRDANFIDHTSDLGWKEDQRILPIVVDPGLYLARRTQIFRATEKRKMPDAFRVFTGSPWVILSRSFLEYCIFAWDNLPRTLLMYVNNVVLAQEVYFHTVICNSPEFKNTTINADLRYMVWDNPPKMEPLFLNKSNYDEMVQSGAAFARQFGKNDAVLDMVDSKILKRSGNRPAPGAWCTARRSWFVDPCSQWGDVNVLRPGNQVKKFEESLKNIVDDSILESNQCK; encoded by the exons ATGACAGCTGACAAGAAATGGCTATTCACATTATTTTTTGCAGCATTTATATCTTTAGTAATTTttatatcatcatcaatttGTGGGTTATCATCAAACACATTTACATCATCAAATAAACCCTACTCGGCGGTTCACCGTGGCCGGGGATACCCGCCGGCGTTCGCATATTACATTTCCGGCACCCGGGGCGATGTTGAAAGGGTTTTTCGGTTACTTTTAGCGGTTTATCATCCAAGAAATAGGTATTTATTGCATATTGGGACTGATGGGTCTGATGAGGAAAGAAGAAAGTTGAGTGCTTTAGTGAAATCGGTGCCCGCGATTAGGGCTTTTGAGAATGTTGATGTTGTTGGGAAACCGGATGCGAATACGTATATGGGTTCGAGTAATATTGCTGCTGTTTTACGTGCTGCTGCGATTTTTTTGAAAGTTGATAGTGATTGGGATTGGTTTGTGACTCTTAGTGCCATGGATTATCCTTTGCTTACCCAAGATG ACCTGTCTCATGCATTCTCTTCCATTAGCAGAGATGCCAATTTCATCGATCATACCAGTGACCTTGGATGGAAAGA GGATCAAAGAATCTTGCCAATCGTGGTTGATCCAGGGCTTTACTTAGCAAGACGAACCCAAATCTTCCGTGCCACCGAAAAACGGAAAATGCCTGATGCTTTCAGAGTTTTCACAG GATCCCCGTGGGTCATTTTGAGTCGGTCATTCCTTGAGTACTGCATTTTTGCATGGGATAATCTCCCCCGGACACTCTTAATGTATGTTAATAATGTTGTTTTGGCTCAAGAAGTCTACTTCCATACAGTCATTTGCAACTCACCCGAGTTCAAAAACACAACCATCAATGCCGACCTAAGGTACATGGTCTGGGATAACCCACCTAAAATGGAGCCTCTCTTCCTCAACAAGTCCAACTATGATGAAATGGTTCAAAGCGGTGCTGCTTTTGCAAGACAATTTGGGAAAAACGATGCAGTGCTCGACATGGTTGATAGCAAAATCTTGAAGCGCAGTGGCAACCGTCCGGCCCCAGGGGCATGGTGCACCGCTAGAAGGAGCTGGTTCGTGGACCCATGTTCACAATGGGGTGATGTAAATGTTTTGAGACCAGGAAATCAAGTAAAGAAGTTTGAGGAATCTTTAAAGAATATAGTAGACGATTCAATATTAGAATCAAATCAATGCAAATGA
- the LOC122596029 gene encoding pentatricopeptide repeat-containing protein At1g71060, mitochondrial: protein MAISQIIKHSIKTLDNFHSSIFAKTSSIKSPQSLFHQTFCNKTNPYDLTHQPITDPDHLCRIITTHNDPSHLQSLLSTTQIDLSHFLVIQVLKKLTNAGVFALSFFKWAEKQPGFKHNSDTYNELIDALGKIKQFKIIWALVNEMKVKNFLDKTTFGIICRRYARAKKVKEAVETFEKMEKFGLKVELSDYNRFLDTLCKARQVECGQYVFDKMKKGRFKPDIKTYAILLEGWCQEMNLLKLDECYREMKGDGFEPDVVVYGIVVNAYCKAKKYDQAVSKFDEMRFKKLEPSPHIYCSLINGLGSVKRLSEALMFFELSKSSGHDPEAPTYNAVVGSYCWAMQYDDAFRVIEEMKRCGVGPNSRTFDIVLHHLVKGGRIEEAYGVFRRMRDEFGCDPSVSTYEIMVRMFCIEGRMDMAVNIWEEMKGEGVLPGMHMFATLINGLCREKKLQDACKYFEEMLDRGIRPPTHMFNKLKQTLVDDGKEDIVITLTHRLEKLKTLLVVS, encoded by the coding sequence ATGGCGATTTCCCaaatcatcaaacattcgataaAAACACTCGACAACTTCCACTCATCAATCTTTGCTAAAACAAGCTCAATCAAATCACCTCAATCTTTGTTTCACCAAACTTTCTGCAACAAAACCAACCCATATGACCTGACCCACCAGCCCATAACTGACCCAGACCATCTCTGCAGAATCATCACAACCCATAACGACCCATCACACCTCCAATCTTTACTATCCACAACCCAAATTGACCTTTCCCATTTTCTTGTCATACAAGTCTTGAAAAAACTAACCAATGCTGGTGTGTTTGCACTTTCTTTCTTCAAATGGGCCGAAAAACAGCCGGGGTTTAAGCATAATTCGGATACTTACAACGAGTTAATAGACGCATTAGGAAAGATAAAACAGTTCAAGATTATATGGGCATTGGTTAATGAAATGAAAGTTAAGAACTTTTTGGACAAAACTACATTTGGGATCATATGTAGGAGGTATGCAAGAGCGAAAAAGGTTAAAGAGGCGGTCGAGACGTTTGAAAAGATGGAAAAGTTTGGGTTGAAGGTGGAATTAAGTGATTATAATCGGTTTCTTGATACGTTATGTAAGGCGAGGCAAGTTGAGTGTGGTCAAtatgtgtttgataaaatgaaaaaagggAGGTTTAAACCGGATATTAAGACGTATGCTATATTGTTGGAGGGGTGGTGTCAAGAAATGAACTTGTTGAAGTTGGATGAATGTTATAGAGAAATGAAAGGGGATGGGTTTGAACCAGATGTTGTTGTTTATGGAATTGTCGTAAATGCTTATTGTAAAGCGAAAAAGTATGATCAAGCGGTTAGTAAGTTTGATGAGATGAGATTTAAGAAGTTAGAGCCTAGCCCGCATATTTATTGTAGTTTGATTAACGGGTTAGGGTCTGTTAAGAGATTGAGTGAAGCTTTGATGTTTTTTGAGTTGTCAAAGTCTAGTGGGCATGATCCTGAGGCTCCAACTTATAATGCGGTTGTGGGGTCTTATTGTTGGGCGATGCAATATGATGACGCGTTTAGGGTGATTGAAGAGATGAAGAGATGTGGGGTTGGGCCAAATTCGCGAACTTTTGATATAGTTCTTCATCATTTGGTGAAAGGGGGAAGAATCGAAGAAGCTTATGGTGTTTTTAGACGGATGAGAGATGAGTTTGGGTGTGACCCGAGCGTGAGTACTTATGAGATAATGGTGAGAATGTTTTGTATTGAGGGTAGAATGGATATGGCGGTAAACATTTGGGAAGAGATGAAAGGTGAAGGAGTTCTACCAGGAATGCATATGTTTGCTACTTTGATTAACGGTTTGTGTCGCGAAAAGAAGTTGCAGGATGCTTGTAAGTATTTTGAAGAGATGTTGGATAGGGGGATAAGGCCTCCCACACATATGTTTAACAAGCTGAAACAAACTCTTGTTGATGATGGGAAGGAAGACATTGTGATCACATTGACTCATAGGCTTGAGAAACTGAAAACACTTCTAGTGGTTAGTTGA
- the LOC122596656 gene encoding uncharacterized protein LOC122596656, with translation MGSLFQKFQQFVATLAKSPTFAKEPRRLQFEADINRLFLYTSYNRIGKDAEEADVEEIINIASTAALVDQERQVQENIHTQITNFCKSMDQILLPDSRPHDESSQKNTSAPRRSGLSLAVGTNAPTNTNPDVPETKQLTFAESSQRLKDLMGYTLELKPSKIPHEQAGRGLFIDGEADVGSVIAFYPGVIYSPAYYRYIPGYPRVDAQNPYLITRYDGTVINAQSWGAGGETREPWGQSSAYRSNPSAPPSETGSDRVWKMLSKPLEGSKLGSNGEVLERRNPLALAHFANHPTQGMEPNVMVCPYDFPLTEKGMRVYIPNIAFGGVEEVKMKRFGSFWFKSGGASSDGLTEGPILKSLALVATRSLCNEEIYLNYRLSNSKRRPSWYTPVDEEEDRRRWS, from the exons ATGGGGTCTCTCTTTCAGAAATTTCAACAG TTTGTGGCAACGCTTGCCAAAAGTCCAACATTTGCGAAAGAGCCAAGACGGCTACAATTTGAAGCTGACATAAATCGGCTCTTCTTATATACCAG CTATAACCGTATTGGCAAGGATGCAGAAGAAGCAGATGTAGAGGAGATCATTAACATCGCAAGTACGGCTGCATTAGTAGACCAAGAAAGGCAGGTCCAAGAAAACATACATACTCAAATCACAAACTTCTGCAAGTCAATGGATCAGATTCTACTTCCTGACTCAAGACCCCATGATGAATCATCTCAAAAGAATACCTCTGCTCCTCGCCGTAGTGGACTTAGTCTTGCCGTTGGTACAAACGCTCCAACGAACACAAATCCTG ATGTACCCGAGACAAAGCAGTTGACTTTTGCAGAGTCGTCCCAAAGGTTAAAGGATCTCATGGGCTACACCCTTGAGCTCAAACCCTCTAAAATCCCCCATGAACAAGCAGGACGAGGTTTATTCATAGACGGTGAAGCAGATGTTGGTTCAGTGATAGCATTCTACCCAGGTGTGATCTACTCTCCAGCTTATTATCGTTATATCCCTGGATATCCAAGGGTCGATGCACAGAATCCTTATCTTATCACTAGATATGATGGGACAGTGATCAACGCTCAATCTTGGGGTGCTGGTGGTGAAACCAGGGAACCATGGGGACAGTCTAGTGCTTATCGGTCCAACCCTAGTGCACCACCTTCTGAGACTGGCTCTGACCGGGTTTGGAAGATGTTAAGTAAGCCATTAGAAGGGTCAAAGTTAGGGTCTAATGGTGAGGTATTGGAGAGAAGGAACCCGTTAGCTCTAGCTCATTTTGCAAACCACCCAACACAGGGTATGGAACCAAATGTCATGGTTTGCCCTTATGATTTCCCATTGACCGAGAAGGGTATGAGAGTTTATATACCAAATATAGCTTTTGGGGGTGTAGAAGAAGTTAAGATGAAACGGTTTGGGAGCTTTTGGTTTAAATCCGGAGGGGCATCGAGTGATGGTCTAACTGAAGGACCTATTTTGAAAAGTCTTGCACTTGTGGCCACTAGGTCACTTTGTAATGAAGAAATTTACTTAAATTATAGATTGAGCAATTCAAAGAGGCGGCCTTCGTGGTATACTCCTGTGGATGAGGAAGAGGACCGAAGAAGATGGAGCTAA